A portion of the Adhaeribacter radiodurans genome contains these proteins:
- a CDS encoding helix-turn-helix transcriptional regulator: MILYKELDSIPAFTKAIRKFWILDNLANDGASEPKFALPNGCFTLAFISGEGVTISSAAGTAIIKEGIYLFGQLTTKLGLCVKPFTKAIMAQLHPWAVAFFTNLPLHELTNTFLSFQEANPTLYKKIKKLDLVNETLVVDQFYQSFEPILWQAAKPNLLAHMCEGIYLNTTNDAFRTRTFSAQLGYSERFIQKKFKNQIGLTPKEFYLIIKMRNLLRQLNTPKQSYSFTELALHYGFYDQSHFIKTFTGIMQISPKNYSAQDYILPFAEIT, from the coding sequence ATGATTTTATATAAAGAGCTTGATTCTATTCCGGCATTTACCAAAGCCATTAGAAAATTCTGGATATTAGACAATTTGGCAAATGACGGGGCGAGCGAACCTAAGTTTGCCTTGCCTAATGGGTGTTTTACTTTAGCTTTTATTTCCGGCGAAGGAGTTACTATTTCCAGTGCCGCAGGTACCGCAATTATAAAAGAAGGTATTTACTTATTCGGGCAACTAACTACAAAGTTAGGTTTATGCGTAAAGCCTTTTACTAAAGCCATTATGGCTCAACTGCATCCTTGGGCAGTGGCTTTTTTTACCAACCTTCCGTTGCATGAGCTTACTAATACGTTCTTAAGTTTTCAAGAAGCCAACCCTACGCTTTATAAAAAAATCAAAAAACTTGATTTAGTAAATGAAACCCTGGTAGTAGATCAGTTTTACCAGAGTTTTGAGCCTATTTTATGGCAGGCTGCCAAACCCAACCTACTGGCCCATATGTGTGAAGGCATTTATTTAAATACCACAAATGATGCTTTTCGAACAAGAACTTTCTCGGCGCAACTAGGATACTCCGAGCGGTTTATTCAAAAAAAATTTAAAAATCAGATTGGTCTCACGCCAAAAGAATTCTACTTGATTATTAAAATGCGCAATCTGCTGAGACAACTAAATACCCCAAAACAAAGCTATAGCTTCACAGAATTAGCTTTGCATTACGGGTTTTACGACCAATCTCATTTTATTAAAACTTTTACGGGTATAATGCAGATTTCTCCTAAAAATTATTCTGCCCAAGATTATATTCTTCCTTTTGCCGAAATTACTTAA
- a CDS encoding serine hydrolase domain-containing protein, translated as MFIRRTVPPGLLLSFWLILSFCTHPLVAQALYDSLDAKLSAIYQQDRLPGLSVVMVNKKGVLYQKNWGYVRLAEQQVYSNHTIQNIGSVSKTFIAAALMKAIEQGYFTLETDINTILPFPVINPNVPQQPIKIKHLVMHTSGIIDNEAIYLKTYLFDTTGVYSKPAYHLLKQKGYTGGMLDTSLSAFMYAYLSQKGNLYGKANFAVNPPGTSYHYSNIASALAGYLIEVKTGMSFATYTQKYILAPLQMTHSGWYLHDIDQTLHANLYYNREQALPFYSEITYPDGSLRTCTADMSKYLIEMIKGYQGTSSLLTRASFQAMFQPQFSATNYPEGIAISKRNKGVFWNIYNSGIISQDGDDPGVSTYLFFNVKTGVGGFLWLINTSTKPGLFRF; from the coding sequence ATGTTTATTCGCCGCACAGTACCACCCGGCTTGCTGTTGAGCTTTTGGTTAATTTTAAGTTTTTGTACGCATCCGCTTGTGGCTCAGGCACTGTACGACTCCTTAGATGCTAAACTTTCTGCTATTTACCAACAAGATCGGCTACCCGGTTTAAGTGTGGTTATGGTGAATAAAAAAGGCGTGCTCTATCAAAAAAACTGGGGGTATGTCCGCCTAGCCGAGCAGCAAGTGTATAGCAACCATACCATCCAAAATATCGGATCGGTTAGTAAAACGTTTATTGCGGCCGCTTTAATGAAAGCCATCGAACAAGGTTATTTTACTTTGGAAACCGATATCAATACCATTTTGCCATTTCCGGTAATTAACCCAAATGTGCCGCAGCAGCCAATCAAAATAAAACATTTAGTAATGCATACTTCCGGCATTATTGATAACGAAGCAATTTATTTAAAAACGTATTTGTTTGATACTACCGGCGTTTACAGCAAACCAGCCTACCACCTTTTAAAACAAAAAGGCTATACCGGTGGCATGTTGGATACATCGTTATCTGCTTTTATGTATGCTTATTTAAGCCAAAAGGGGAATTTATATGGTAAAGCTAATTTTGCCGTAAACCCACCCGGCACATCTTACCACTACAGCAACATTGCTTCAGCTTTGGCAGGCTACCTGATAGAAGTAAAAACAGGGATGTCGTTTGCCACCTACACCCAAAAGTATATTCTGGCACCTTTACAAATGACGCATTCGGGCTGGTATTTACATGACATTGATCAAACATTACACGCTAACCTGTATTATAACCGGGAGCAAGCTTTGCCGTTTTACTCCGAAATTACTTACCCGGATGGCAGCTTAAGAACCTGTACCGCAGACATGAGCAAATACCTGATAGAAATGATAAAAGGCTACCAGGGAACCTCATCGTTATTAACGCGAGCCTCATTTCAGGCAATGTTCCAACCACAATTTTCAGCTACTAATTACCCGGAGGGTATAGCTATTAGTAAGCGCAATAAAGGTGTATTCTGGAATATTTATAACAGTGGCATCATCAGCCAGGATGGCGATGATCCGGGAGTGAGTACGTACTTATTCTTTAATGTAAAAACGGGTGTTGGCGGTTTTTTATGGTTAATCAATACATCGACAAAACCAGGATTATTCAGGTTTTAG
- a CDS encoding serine hydrolase, translating to MHSCASQAKGIFMLSATQKLKKWLVLGLSLAFTGQSVSSLAQQNILPEAPLITKLNQTIPQLLDSAGIPGLAIAVIKDGRMHYTQVYGVKNAETSKKMAINTVFEAASLSKPVFAYTCLQLVDEGLLNLDKPLYTYLPYPDIAHDERYKKITARMVLSHTSGFPNWRNNDSLRINFEPGQKFSYSGEGYVYLQKVVEKITGKPLNDLVTEKVFKPLGMPNSSYIWRPDFDAKTATPHDAFSNPLPKNKPNSANAAASLHTTAPDYAAFITALLKGTGLKKQTLLAMFTPQVPEPTDKAVAAGTSSKSVSWGLGVGLQLTPDGKSFWHWGDNDSFRCYMVAYPKEKMGVVYFTNSNNGLSITRKLLQLTTGKEQPALALINYEQYTSPGFLFRQHIPKQGVTAAIQPFLKPDHTPAIAEKEMNNIGYQLLRSGKVAEGKEVLQLNLEAYPQSANVYDSYAYACLLNGEKEAAITNYLKAYALDPENKEAKHIADQLAATKPPKGNAELKLKGYNNAKLITVAGSFNNWNAYHHFFVKQGDTWICRLDLAPGKYQYKIVVDNNWILDPGNTANIEENGNKNSLLVVK from the coding sequence ATTCCTGCGCGAGTCAGGCAAAAGGTATTTTTATGTTGTCGGCAACACAAAAATTAAAAAAATGGCTGGTTTTGGGCCTGAGTTTAGCCTTTACGGGTCAATCGGTTAGTAGTTTGGCCCAGCAAAATATATTGCCGGAAGCGCCCTTAATTACTAAGTTAAACCAGACCATTCCCCAACTACTCGACAGTGCGGGTATTCCAGGCCTGGCTATTGCGGTAATCAAAGATGGCAGAATGCATTATACGCAGGTTTACGGCGTTAAAAACGCGGAAACCAGTAAAAAAATGGCTATTAACACCGTTTTCGAAGCCGCTTCTTTAAGTAAACCAGTTTTTGCCTATACCTGCCTGCAATTAGTTGATGAAGGCTTACTAAACTTGGATAAGCCCCTGTATACGTATCTGCCTTACCCGGATATTGCACATGATGAGCGCTACAAAAAGATTACGGCCCGCATGGTGTTGAGTCATACATCCGGGTTCCCGAATTGGCGCAACAACGACTCATTGCGCATTAACTTTGAACCGGGTCAAAAGTTTAGCTATTCCGGCGAGGGCTATGTGTATTTGCAGAAAGTAGTAGAAAAAATAACTGGCAAACCGCTGAATGATTTGGTAACCGAAAAAGTGTTTAAACCCCTGGGCATGCCCAACAGCAGCTATATCTGGCGCCCCGATTTTGACGCGAAAACGGCCACCCCGCACGATGCTTTTAGTAATCCTTTACCGAAAAATAAGCCTAATTCCGCCAACGCAGCGGCTTCGTTGCACACTACGGCTCCCGATTACGCAGCTTTTATTACCGCCTTACTAAAAGGTACCGGCCTGAAAAAACAAACTTTACTAGCCATGTTCACCCCGCAGGTTCCGGAGCCAACCGATAAAGCCGTTGCGGCCGGTACTTCGTCTAAATCTGTATCCTGGGGCTTAGGAGTGGGGTTACAATTAACCCCGGATGGTAAATCTTTTTGGCATTGGGGCGACAACGATAGTTTTCGGTGTTATATGGTCGCTTATCCGAAAGAAAAAATGGGTGTGGTGTATTTTACCAATAGCAATAATGGCTTAAGTATAACCCGTAAATTACTGCAACTAACCACTGGCAAAGAGCAACCCGCCCTGGCACTTATTAATTACGAACAGTATACCAGTCCCGGATTTTTATTCCGGCAGCATATTCCGAAGCAAGGCGTAACGGCGGCCATTCAACCTTTTTTAAAACCTGATCATACACCAGCCATTGCGGAGAAGGAAATGAACAACATTGGTTACCAGTTACTCCGCAGTGGTAAAGTAGCAGAAGGCAAGGAAGTATTACAGCTAAACCTGGAAGCCTACCCGCAATCGGCGAATGTGTATGATAGTTACGCGTATGCCTGCTTGCTCAACGGCGAAAAAGAAGCCGCCATCACCAACTATTTAAAAGCATACGCCCTAGACCCGGAAAACAAAGAAGCCAAGCATATTGCCGACCAGCTAGCCGCTACCAAACCACCAAAAGGCAATGCGGAGCTTAAACTGAAAGGTTATAACAATGCCAAGCTTATTACGGTAGCCGGAAGCTTTAACAACTGGAATGCCTATCATCACTTTTTTGTAAAACAAGGCGACACATGGATTTGCCGCTTGGATTTAGCGCCCGGTAAATATCAATACAAAATTGTGGTGGATAATAACTGGATTCTGGACCCCGGTAATACCGCAAACATAGAAGAAAATGGAAATAAAAATTCTTTACTAGTGGTAAAGTAG